A part of Buchnera aphidicola (Sarucallis kahawaluokalani) genomic DNA contains:
- the pgi gene encoding glucose-6-phosphate isomerase codes for MRNIVPTQTTAWKNLKKHFQDMQNIHLNDLFRKDKYRFKNFSFFIKDKLLVDISKNRITYTTLKILLSLAQDMHLSEAIQQMFSGKKINCTEDRAVLHTALRNDYHNPIILDGNDIMPEIYAVLKKIKFFSNQVINGQWKGYSGKKITTVVNIGIGGSDLGPSMVTKALKAYKNHLDIKFVSNIDSTELFHLFKIIDFETTIFLISSKTFTTQETIVNAETIKKAFFKKAGCTKHMNQHFFAITMNTNKAKDFGIISDNIFKIWDWVGGRYSIWSAMGLSIALAVGFKNFKELLNGAYAMDMHFKNTTFEKNIPVLLGLIGIWYNNFFYSETEAIFPYDQYLNRFPAYIQQSNMESNGKNVDRNGNTVSWQTGPIIWGEVGTNGQHSFYQLLHQGTKLIPCDFIAPILSHNSIQDHHEILLSNFFAQTHALAFGKSFYNDSSCFFSDIKSVDSAFIQKFKCFLGNRPSNTLLFKKIDPYSLGLLIALYEHKIFTQGVIFNIFSFDQWGVELGKNISNSIYNTLTNKKYELDYDNSTQGLLNFYNSVRHAK; via the coding sequence ATGAGAAATATTGTCCCTACGCAGACTACTGCTTGGAAGAATTTAAAAAAACATTTCCAAGATATGCAAAATATACATTTAAATGATTTATTCCGTAAAGATAAATATCGTTTTAAAAATTTTTCTTTTTTTATAAAAGATAAATTATTGGTAGATATTTCAAAAAATAGAATTACATATACAACATTAAAAATATTATTAAGTTTAGCTCAAGACATGCATTTATCTGAAGCAATTCAACAAATGTTTTCTGGTAAGAAAATTAATTGTACTGAAGACCGTGCAGTATTGCATACTGCTTTACGAAATGATTATCATAATCCCATAATTTTAGATGGAAATGATATTATGCCAGAAATTTATGCAGTCTTAAAGAAAATAAAATTTTTTTCAAATCAAGTAATTAACGGTCAGTGGAAAGGATATTCTGGAAAGAAGATTACAACTGTTGTTAATATTGGTATAGGAGGTTCTGATTTAGGGCCAAGTATGGTTACGAAGGCTTTGAAAGCATATAAAAATCATTTAGATATTAAATTTGTATCGAATATTGATAGTACAGAGTTATTTCATTTATTTAAAATTATTGATTTTGAGACTACAATATTTTTAATATCATCTAAAACATTTACTACACAAGAAACGATAGTCAATGCTGAAACTATTAAAAAAGCTTTTTTTAAAAAAGCGGGATGTACTAAACATATGAATCAGCATTTTTTTGCAATTACTATGAATACAAATAAAGCAAAAGATTTTGGTATTATTTCAGATAATATTTTTAAAATATGGGATTGGGTAGGCGGGCGTTATTCAATATGGTCTGCTATGGGATTATCAATAGCATTAGCTGTAGGATTTAAAAATTTTAAAGAGTTATTAAATGGAGCATATGCTATGGATATGCATTTTAAAAATACCACTTTTGAAAAAAATATTCCTGTTTTATTAGGATTGATAGGAATCTGGTATAATAATTTTTTTTATTCTGAAACAGAAGCTATTTTTCCATATGATCAATATTTAAATCGCTTTCCTGCATATATTCAGCAAAGTAACATGGAGTCTAATGGAAAAAACGTTGATCGTAATGGTAATACAGTATCTTGGCAAACTGGTCCGATTATTTGGGGTGAAGTTGGAACAAATGGGCAACATTCTTTTTATCAGTTGTTACATCAAGGAACAAAATTAATTCCTTGTGATTTTATTGCACCTATATTATCTCATAATTCTATTCAGGATCATCATGAAATTTTATTGTCTAATTTTTTTGCGCAAACACATGCTTTAGCTTTTGGAAAATCTTTTTATAATGATAGTAGTTGTTTTTTTTCTGATATCAAAAGCGTAGATAGTGCATTTATTCAGAAATTTAAATGTTTCTTAGGAAATCGTCCTAGTAATACATTGTTATTTAAAAAAATTGATCCATATTCGCTTGGATTATTAATTGCATTATACGAACATAAAATATTTACTCAAGGTGTAATTTTTAATATTTTTAGTTTTGATCAGTGGGGTGTAGAATTAGGAAAGAATATATCTAATAGTATTTACAACACTTTAACCAATAAAAAATATGAATTAGATTATGATAATTCAACGCAGGGTTTATTAAATTTTTATAATAGTGTACGTCATGCAAAGTAA
- a CDS encoding Hsp20 family protein — protein sequence MSYDTISFTPMLSNNIFSNRFNQIDKIFSTLTGEKPLSELPDYDIIQCDDTKYLLIITVPGYHENELDVLIQNNQLKISGMRKKNNEKTKTIKYVHQGIKNNNFSMQFNLNHPIKIHQAKLNTGLLEISFEYDIPEAKKIKKINIQKV from the coding sequence ATGTCATATGATACTATTTCTTTCACACCAATGTTGTCAAACAATATTTTCTCAAATCGATTTAATCAAATTGATAAAATATTTAGTACACTAACAGGAGAAAAACCATTATCTGAATTACCCGATTATGACATTATTCAATGTGATGATACAAAATACTTATTAATAATTACTGTACCAGGATATCATGAAAATGAATTAGATGTTTTAATTCAAAATAACCAATTAAAAATTTCCGGAATGAGAAAAAAAAATAACGAAAAAACAAAAACTATAAAATATGTACATCAAGGAATTAAAAACAATAATTTTTCTATGCAATTTAATTTAAATCACCCAATTAAAATTCATCAAGCAAAACTAAATACGGGATTACTAGAAATATCATTCGAATATGATATTCCAGAAGCAAAAAAAATAAAAAAAATTAACATACAAAAAGTATAA
- the orn gene encoding oligoribonuclease, producing MINENHLIWIDLEMTGLNPEKHRILEISTIITNKNIDILAVGPCIPIMQNDKILVSMDQWNTITHKKNNLYYRVQNSNYHEIKAEKEVLNFIKQWVPKKQSPMCGNTISQDRRFLLKYMPKLESYFHYRHIDVSSIQELIKRWYPQIFQKHKKQNQHIALFDIYNAINELKFYKKFFIKKNI from the coding sequence ATGATTAACGAAAATCATTTAATTTGGATAGATTTAGAAATGACTGGATTAAATCCAGAAAAACATCGTATATTAGAAATTAGTACGATTATTACAAACAAAAACATTGATATTCTTGCAGTTGGACCATGTATACCAATTATGCAAAATGATAAAATTCTTGTATCCATGGATCAATGGAATACAATAACACACAAAAAAAATAATTTATATTACAGAGTTCAAAATAGCAATTATCATGAAATAAAAGCAGAAAAAGAAGTATTAAATTTTATCAAACAATGGGTTCCAAAAAAACAATCACCTATGTGTGGTAATACTATCAGTCAGGATAGAAGATTTTTACTAAAATATATGCCAAAATTAGAATCATATTTTCATTACCGACATATTGATGTTAGTTCAATTCAAGAATTAATAAAAAGATGGTATCCTCAGATATTCCAAAAACATAAAAAACAAAATCAACATATAGCACTATTTGATATTTATAATGCTATTAATGAATTAAAGTTCTATAAAAAATTTTTTATAAAAAAAAACATATAA
- the rpmE gene encoding 50S ribosomal protein L31, translating to MKKGIHPKYQKIIITCSCSNVIEIFSTYNKNTLNVDICSKCHPFYTGKQRNVIQGGRIERFNKKFL from the coding sequence ATGAAAAAAGGTATTCATCCTAAATATCAAAAAATTATTATTACGTGTTCTTGTAGTAATGTTATTGAAATTTTTTCTACCTATAATAAAAATACTTTAAATGTTGATATATGTTCTAAATGTCATCCTTTTTACACTGGAAAACAAAGAAATGTAATACAAGGGGGTCGTATTGAGCGTTTTAATAAAAAATTTTTATAA
- the hslV gene encoding ATP-dependent protease subunit HslV, protein MTTILSIRLNNKVVIGGDGQATLGNTIMKSNVKKVRSLYHNKIISGFAGGTADSFTLFELFEKKLETFQGQLKKSAIELAKDWRSDRILRKLEAILAVADKNTSLIITGNGDVIQPENDIIAIGSGGAYAKAAAYALLKNSQLEARSIVKKSLNIAANICIYTNHIFTIKELYSEK, encoded by the coding sequence ATGACCACAATACTCAGTATTAGATTAAATAATAAAGTAGTAATTGGTGGAGATGGGCAAGCAACACTAGGAAATACTATTATGAAAAGCAATGTAAAGAAAGTACGATCACTTTATCATAATAAAATAATTTCTGGATTTGCCGGAGGAACCGCTGACTCATTTACCTTATTTGAATTATTTGAAAAAAAACTAGAAACATTTCAAGGACAACTAAAAAAATCAGCCATAGAACTAGCAAAAGATTGGCGTAGTGATCGTATACTTCGAAAATTAGAAGCAATATTAGCTGTTGCTGATAAAAATACATCATTAATTATTACAGGTAATGGTGATGTCATTCAACCAGAAAATGATATCATCGCAATTGGATCTGGTGGAGCATATGCTAAAGCCGCTGCTTATGCATTATTAAAAAACTCTCAATTAGAAGCACGTAGTATTGTTAAAAAATCACTAAATATTGCAGCAAATATTTGCATATATACAAATCATATTTTTACTATTAAAGAATTATATTCAGAAAAATAA
- the hslU gene encoding ATP-dependent protease ATPase subunit HslU produces the protein MPTMTPREIVKELDKFIVGQKKAKKAVAVALRNRWRRMQLKKDLQYAITPKNILMIGPTGIGKTEIARRLAKLAHAPFIKVEATKFTEVGYVGKEVDSIIRDLIEIAIKNIKIETTKKNKHQAKKIAEKRILDILLPTIKENDQKSTPKTPTKTMKIFQKKLHAGELDEKEIEISITNNPMGVEIMAPPGMEELTNQLQLLFQNLHQQKTTKKKLKIKDAMRILREEEALKLLNLETIKKEAISSVEQNGIVFIDELDKICKNRGTTGLDVSREGVQRDLLPLIEGCTVSTKYGMIKTDHILFITSGAFQVSNPSDLIPELQGRLPIRVNLHPLNIQDFEKILTEPKTALITQYVELMKTEGVKIQFTKDGIYKIAEASWKVNEIMENIGARRLYTVLERLMEDISFIANEMKDKTIIIDADYVSKHLDQLMFDDDLSRFIL, from the coding sequence ATGCCAACTATGACTCCTCGAGAAATTGTAAAAGAACTTGATAAATTTATTGTTGGGCAAAAAAAAGCAAAAAAAGCCGTAGCAGTAGCATTAAGAAATCGATGGAGAAGGATGCAATTAAAAAAAGATTTACAATATGCCATCACTCCAAAAAACATTCTAATGATTGGACCAACAGGTATTGGAAAAACAGAAATTGCACGTCGATTAGCAAAATTAGCACATGCACCATTTATTAAAGTAGAAGCAACAAAATTTACAGAAGTAGGATATGTAGGTAAAGAAGTAGACTCAATTATTCGCGATTTAATAGAAATCGCAATTAAAAATATTAAAATTGAAACAACTAAAAAAAATAAACATCAGGCAAAAAAAATTGCTGAAAAGAGAATATTAGATATACTACTACCTACTATTAAAGAAAATGATCAAAAAAGTACACCAAAGACACCAACAAAAACTATGAAAATTTTTCAAAAAAAACTACATGCAGGAGAATTAGACGAAAAAGAAATCGAAATTAGTATTACCAATAATCCCATGGGTGTTGAAATCATGGCTCCACCAGGGATGGAAGAATTAACAAATCAATTACAACTACTTTTCCAAAATTTACATCAACAAAAAACAACGAAAAAGAAACTAAAAATTAAAGATGCTATGCGAATCTTACGAGAAGAAGAAGCATTAAAATTATTAAATCTCGAAACAATAAAAAAAGAAGCAATTTCATCCGTTGAACAAAATGGAATAGTATTTATTGATGAATTGGATAAAATCTGTAAAAACAGAGGTACAACAGGTCTCGACGTATCTCGAGAAGGTGTACAAAGAGACTTATTACCTTTAATTGAAGGATGTACTGTATCAACAAAATATGGTATGATCAAAACAGATCATATTCTATTTATTACTTCAGGAGCATTCCAAGTATCAAACCCATCAGATCTAATACCAGAATTACAAGGTAGACTACCTATTCGAGTAAATTTACATCCACTAAATATACAAGATTTCGAAAAAATATTAACAGAACCAAAAACAGCACTTATTACACAATATGTTGAACTGATGAAAACAGAAGGTGTAAAAATTCAATTTACAAAAGATGGAATATATAAAATTGCAGAAGCATCATGGAAAGTAAATGAAATCATGGAAAACATTGGTGCACGACGTTTATATACCGTATTAGAAAGATTAATGGAAGATATTTCGTTTATAGCTAACGAAATGAAAGATAAAACTATTATAATCGATGCTGACTATGTTAGTAAACATCTAGATCAATTAATGTTCGATGATGATTTAAGTCGATTTATATTATAA
- a CDS encoding FAD-binding oxidoreductase, with product MTKWVNAIVIKNHKYTDRLFKLILHAPISPFYAGQFAKLGIKISPTKYIKKVYSFVNPPNNKNLEFFITLIHDGIMSNKLYHLMLGEQLLISKTSSGFFTINEIPPCEILWMFATGTAIGPFCSILQDGSGLQKFKTIILIYAVKYTNELVYLPLLHNTKKKYPNKKIIIQTITSREKNLQSLYGRIPELLKTKKIEKNVGYIIHPNTSHVMLCGNPGMVKDTQSILIKEYNLQKHLRRKPGHISSENYW from the coding sequence ATGACAAAATGGGTAAACGCAATAGTAATAAAAAATCATAAATATACAGACAGATTATTTAAATTAATATTACATGCACCAATATCACCATTTTATGCTGGACAGTTTGCAAAACTGGGTATAAAAATTTCTCCAACAAAATACATTAAGAAAGTATATTCGTTTGTAAATCCACCAAACAACAAAAATTTAGAATTCTTTATAACATTAATACATGATGGTATCATGTCTAATAAATTATATCATTTAATGTTAGGAGAACAACTATTAATTTCTAAAACATCTTCAGGGTTTTTTACTATCAATGAAATTCCACCATGCGAAATACTTTGGATGTTTGCTACTGGAACCGCTATTGGACCTTTTTGTTCCATATTACAAGATGGTTCAGGATTACAAAAATTTAAAACTATTATCTTAATATACGCTGTTAAATATACAAATGAGTTAGTATATTTACCATTACTTCACAATACAAAAAAAAAATATCCTAACAAAAAAATTATTATTCAAACTATTACAAGTAGAGAAAAAAACCTCCAATCATTATATGGAAGAATTCCTGAATTATTAAAAACAAAAAAAATAGAAAAAAATGTTGGTTACATCATACATCCAAATACATCCCATGTAATGTTATGCGGTAACCCGGGTATGGTCAAAGATACACAATCTATTCTTATTAAAGAATATAATTTACAAAAACATTTAAGAAGAAAACCAGGACATATTAGCAGTGAAAATTATTGGTAA
- the epmA gene encoding elongation factor P--(R)-beta-lysine ligase produces the protein MFRKYNVMFYQRSKIMKNIRDFFVKKGIVEIETPILTKCTVTDNHLIPLEVPYHLNDSLQSNMWLITSPELHMKRILSRGMGSIYQICHAFRDKEIGDLHNIEFTILEWYQLFYNMFDMMEVVEVFLQKVFLIKRCDKISYRDVFRKILDIDPICTNIEILYNILKKINYMYVIHKKDTISDLLNLIFLIAIQPKIGLQRPIFVYHYPVDQAMLARVNKHDHNIADRFEIFFQGIELGNGFYELIDEKEQYRRFLMDDIQIKKTSKRIIDMRFLRALKSRYMPTCSGVAFGLDRIIMIMCNVRNIRQVMSFTFKDC, from the coding sequence ATGTTTAGAAAATATAATGTAATGTTTTATCAGCGATCAAAAATTATGAAAAATATTCGTGATTTTTTTGTTAAAAAAGGTATTGTAGAAATTGAGACTCCGATATTAACAAAATGTACAGTAACAGATAATCACTTAATACCATTAGAGGTACCTTATCATCTGAATGATTCCTTGCAATCAAATATGTGGTTAATTACAAGTCCAGAACTTCATATGAAAAGAATTTTATCACGTGGAATGGGATCTATTTATCAAATTTGCCATGCGTTTCGTGATAAAGAAATTGGAGATTTACATAATATTGAGTTTACTATTTTAGAATGGTATCAATTGTTTTATAATATGTTTGATATGATGGAAGTGGTTGAAGTTTTTTTACAGAAAGTATTTTTAATTAAACGTTGTGATAAAATTTCTTATAGAGATGTTTTTAGAAAAATATTAGATATTGACCCAATATGTACTAATATAGAAATATTATATAATATTTTAAAAAAAATAAATTATATGTATGTAATTCATAAAAAAGATACTATATCAGATTTGTTAAATTTAATTTTTTTAATCGCTATACAACCTAAGATTGGTTTACAACGACCAATTTTTGTATATCATTATCCTGTAGATCAAGCTATGCTTGCTAGGGTAAATAAACATGACCATAATATTGCCGATCGTTTTGAAATTTTTTTTCAAGGAATAGAGTTAGGAAATGGATTTTATGAATTAATTGATGAAAAAGAACAATATCGTAGATTTCTTATGGATGACATACAAATTAAAAAAACATCGAAAAGAATTATTGATATGCGTTTTTTACGTGCACTTAAGAGTAGATACATGCCTACTTGTTCTGGTGTAGCATTTGGATTAGACAGAATAATTATGATTATGTGTAATGTACGTAATATTCGTCAAGTAATGTCTTTTACTTTTAAAGATTGTTAG
- a CDS encoding class I SAM-dependent methyltransferase codes for MIFKIKIINYANPEKLIFIKKIWNIQHDHTSQISLIIKPHRIELQNNLINSKKNIWVDFNIKKINLYKLDKKIKMIQAIKIKNTFNLNILDATAGLGKDAFIFVSYGYKVTMIERNPILSILLYDGLVRGLQNNDIKKLIKKNINLIYNTTLNIHQLKIQQPDIIYLDPMFPTRKKSLSKKEIRTIQNIVGYDTDADNLLLTCLPFAKKKVVVKRPKKSNYLANIKPNYIIPTKNHRFDIYVK; via the coding sequence ATGATATTCAAAATTAAAATTATCAATTATGCTAATCCAGAAAAATTAATTTTCATTAAAAAAATATGGAATATACAACATGATCATACTTCTCAAATATCATTAATCATTAAACCTCATCGTATTGAATTACAAAATAACTTAATTAATTCTAAGAAGAATATATGGGTTGATTTTAATATCAAAAAAATAAATTTATATAAATTAGATAAAAAAATTAAAATGATACAAGCAATAAAAATAAAAAATACATTTAATTTAAATATTTTAGATGCAACTGCAGGTCTAGGAAAAGATGCTTTTATATTCGTATCTTATGGATATAAAGTAACTATGATTGAAAGAAATCCAATTTTATCAATTCTGTTATATGATGGATTAGTCAGAGGTCTTCAAAATAATGATATAAAAAAATTAATTAAAAAAAATATTAATTTAATATATAATACAACTTTGAATATACATCAATTAAAAATCCAACAACCAGATATCATTTATCTGGACCCTATGTTTCCTACGCGAAAAAAATCATTATCTAAAAAAGAAATTAGAACAATCCAAAATATAGTCGGTTATGATACAGATGCTGATAATTTACTCTTAACATGTTTACCATTTGCTAAAAAAAAAGTTGTTGTAAAACGACCCAAAAAATCAAATTATCTAGCAAATATAAAACCAAATTATATTATTCCTACAAAAAATCATCGATTTGATATATACGTCAAATAA
- a CDS encoding MFS transporter translates to MSDFSKNCNKNNVVNTFNNEKKYIDRTTIKFKKVIIALFSAGLATFSILYCVQPILPTFSSEFHLTPAQSSLSLSAATASMAIGMLFTGSLSDTFGRKIVMSTSLLLATSLTILCSAMHTWIEIITLRMLTGLTLSGVAAVAMTYLSEEMHPDVLPFAIGLYISGNTIGGFSGRFLSSVLVNYFSWEKSLLIIGLVSLTGSLLFLFLLPNSNNFNSISLKPNKIMHSFFLQCNDQVLSVLFFIGFILMGSFVTLFNYVGYRLMIKPFFLNQVVIGLLSIVYLTGAYSSPKASEFIVLYGRKKVLIYSLLMMVIGIFITQWNILVFIIFGLMLFSSGFFAAHSISSSWIGYRSKIAKGQASSLYLCCYYLGSSILGTFGGIFWSIGNWVGISIFIVMILLFGMRIVYRINISME, encoded by the coding sequence TTGTCTGATTTTAGTAAAAATTGCAATAAAAATAATGTAGTAAATACGTTCAACAATGAGAAAAAGTATATTGATCGTACAACAATAAAATTTAAGAAAGTTATTATAGCATTGTTTTCAGCTGGATTAGCTACTTTTTCGATCTTATACTGCGTACAACCTATTTTACCGACTTTTTCAAGTGAATTTCATTTAACACCTGCACAAAGTAGTCTTTCTTTATCAGCTGCTACTGCATCTATGGCAATTGGTATGTTATTTACAGGTTCTTTATCAGATACTTTTGGTCGTAAAATAGTTATGAGTACATCATTATTATTAGCAACTTCATTAACTATTCTGTGTTCTGCTATGCATACTTGGATAGAAATCATTACTTTGCGAATGTTAACTGGACTTACGTTAAGTGGTGTTGCTGCTGTAGCCATGACTTATTTAAGTGAAGAAATGCATCCTGATGTATTACCATTTGCTATAGGATTATATATTAGTGGCAATACTATCGGGGGTTTTTCTGGTAGGTTTCTAAGTAGTGTATTAGTAAATTATTTTTCATGGGAAAAATCACTTCTAATTATTGGATTAGTTTCTTTAACTGGTTCTTTATTATTTTTATTTTTATTACCTAATTCAAATAATTTTAATAGTATTTCTTTGAAACCAAATAAAATTATGCATAGTTTTTTTTTACAATGTAATGATCAAGTTTTATCTGTATTATTTTTTATTGGTTTTATTTTAATGGGTAGTTTTGTTACTTTATTTAATTATGTTGGTTATCGATTAATGATTAAACCTTTTTTTTTAAATCAAGTAGTGATAGGACTGCTCTCTATAGTTTATTTAACTGGTGCGTATAGTTCACCTAAAGCTAGTGAATTTATTGTATTATATGGTCGTAAAAAAGTATTAATTTATTCTTTATTAATGATGGTGATAGGTATTTTTATTACCCAGTGGAATATTTTAGTTTTTATTATTTTTGGATTAATGTTATTTTCTAGTGGTTTTTTTGCTGCACATTCTATTTCAAGTAGCTGGATAGGTTATCGATCGAAAATAGCAAAAGGTCAAGCTTCTTCATTATATTTGTGTTGTTATTACCTTGGATCGAGTATATTAGGTACTTTTGGTGGTATATTTTGGTCTATTGGCAACTGGGTTGGTATTTCAATTTTTATTGTTATGATATTGTTATTTGGTATGAGAATTGTATATCGTATTAATATTTCTATGGAATAA
- the dapF gene encoding diaminopimelate epimerase, translating to MLNKNKKIYFSKMHGLGNDFVIIDGIYQEFTLSCKFIQKMSDRYTGIGFDQLLLVEKANNIRYDFYYRIFNADGSEAAQCGNGARCFAYFLYLKKISQKKKNILETKNSNIVIQFINKSNIIVNMGKPLFNEINIPKFKYENFQLTTINFNNDCITFGAIFIGNPHVVIIVNNINDCDINNIGIFFNTHNKFPEGINVNFMQVVSSKHILLRVYERGVGETKACGSGACASVVFGIIQGILHNQVVVTLPGGDLEITWNGFSHSVYMKGPAEHVYDGCINMQFL from the coding sequence ATGTTAAATAAAAATAAAAAAATATATTTTTCTAAAATGCATGGTTTAGGAAATGATTTTGTTATCATTGATGGAATCTATCAAGAATTTACATTATCTTGTAAGTTCATACAAAAAATGTCTGATCGATATACTGGAATCGGTTTTGATCAATTATTGCTTGTAGAGAAGGCAAATAATATACGTTATGATTTTTATTATCGTATTTTTAATGCTGATGGTTCTGAAGCAGCTCAGTGTGGTAACGGAGCAAGATGTTTTGCATATTTTTTGTATTTAAAAAAAATTTCTCAAAAAAAAAAAAATATTCTTGAAACGAAGAATAGTAATATTGTTATTCAATTTATTAACAAAAGTAATATTATTGTTAATATGGGTAAACCGTTATTTAATGAAATAAATATTCCAAAATTTAAATATGAAAATTTTCAATTAACTACAATTAATTTTAATAACGATTGTATTACATTTGGAGCAATTTTTATTGGTAATCCACATGTTGTCATAATAGTTAATAATATTAATGATTGTGATATAAATAATATTGGTATATTTTTCAATACTCATAATAAATTCCCAGAAGGTATTAATGTTAATTTCATGCAGGTAGTATCTTCAAAGCATATATTGTTACGTGTATATGAACGTGGAGTTGGTGAAACTAAAGCTTGTGGTAGCGGTGCATGTGCTTCTGTTGTTTTTGGTATTATTCAAGGTATTTTACATAATCAAGTTGTTGTTACTTTACCAGGTGGAGATTTAGAAATTACGTGGAATGGATTTTCGCATTCTGTTTATATGAAAGGACCAGCTGAACATGTATATGATGGATGTATTAATATGCAATTTTTATAG
- the cyaY gene encoding iron donor protein CyaY: MYIKNIQFHNLYNTVLLNIENYLDHFNSQHDIDYEVNHQIMTILFENQSKIIITKQEVLKQIWLATKKNGYHFSYQNKNWICNRSQENFWHILEKSFYLQGDEKVSFKQFIISS, translated from the coding sequence ATGTATATAAAAAATATACAATTTCACAATTTATATAACACTGTTTTATTAAATATTGAAAATTATCTCGATCATTTTAATAGTCAACACGATATAGATTATGAAGTTAATCATCAAATTATGACAATATTATTTGAAAATCAAAGTAAAATCATCATTACTAAACAAGAAGTTTTAAAACAGATATGGTTGGCTACAAAAAAAAATGGATATCACTTTAGTTATCAGAATAAAAATTGGATTTGTAATAGAAGTCAGGAGAATTTTTGGCACATTTTAGAAAAATCATTTTATCTACAAGGTGATGAAAAGGTTTCATTTAAACAATTTATTATATCATCATAA